The genomic segment CGTCACGTCGCGCCCGCGGTCCTCTCGCGCGTCAGCGCCTACGACTGGTTCGGCTCGCTGGCCTTCCAGCCCCTCGGGCTCGCGCTCTGGGGCCCCGTCGCGGCCACGATCGGCTACCACGGCGCGCTCTGGGTGGCGTTCGTCGGCCACCTCGCCGGCGTCGCGGTGATCCTCACCGTGCGCGACGTCCGGCGCCTGCCGCCCGTGCCCCGCCCCACCCCGGGCTGAGCGCCGTTCAGGAGCGCTTCAGGCCCGGGCCCGCATCCTGGCGGTCTCGTGCACCCCTTCGTCCTCGCCTCGCTCACCGGCACCCTGACCGACTGGATCGGCCACCACGGCGCCTACGCGGTCTTCGTGATCATGGCCATCGACGCCGTGTTCCCGGCCGGCGGGGAGCTCACGATGCTCTACGCGGGGGCGCTGGCCGCCGGCGCGGTCTCTGACCGCCACGCGATCCTCTTCGGCCACGTGCTGCACAGCGGCCTGGAGGCCTACCTCGTCCTGGCCGCCGTCGGCACCGCCGGCTACCTCGCCGGCGCGCTCATCGGCTGGGGCGTCGGGCGCTTCGGCGGCCGGCCGCTGCTGGAGCGCCACGGCCGCTGGCTGCACCTCGGCCCCGACAACCTGGCCCGGGCCGAGCACTGGTTCGCGCGCCACGGCCGCGCCGCGGTACTGTGGGGGCGCCTGACCCCCGTCGTGCGCTCATTCATCTCGATCCCCGCCGGCGCGCTGGAGAGCCCGCCCGCCTCCTACGCCGTGCTGACGCTGATCGGCTCGGCGATCTGGTGCTTCGCGTTCGCCGGCGCCGG from the Baekduia soli genome contains:
- a CDS encoding DedA family protein, with translation MHPFVLASLTGTLTDWIGHHGAYAVFVIMAIDAVFPAGGELTMLYAGALAAGAVSDRHAILFGHVLHSGLEAYLVLAAVGTAGYLAGALIGWGVGRFGGRPLLERHGRWLHLGPDNLARAEHWFARHGRAAVLWGRLTPVVRSFISIPAGALESPPASYAVLTLIGSAIWCFAFAGAGWALGSSYDQVHHAFTGVEVAVVALAVLAAGLLVHRRRRAAPST